The Pseudomonas triclosanedens genome has a window encoding:
- a CDS encoding AAA family ATPase → MAKKSSNKFGPQQMPAAATATAGVPRPSLEKQIPVWSASFESASKVYRSFGMSLDIQVEPDWLRSVCERFRGDGDTDLARWIEQFANVCKELVRFKERLHDEYAERWDAANQLALTAEVREQALATQQQALEEASAALESDKAELASEQALLARKKSELLDTERSLNLREANAEAGYAEQNEHALRQLEKRQRQLTQQHEAHLQQLQDEKRKLDGELSQVARRLAEVKFNCTEEEAERTRQLDQREHEIQQRKIELDRARSRLDREWAEIKAAESDLEQRIATEMEAERTSHAQAISRMERQRDNAWSKAEGLKEQLADIQELKQALGEQSAAEILEQLESLRQENRVLKRSLEQSDTAELQRENEYLRSSKADLERDIATLRPELDDLRRELSIKRVASTELEAVAREKRVLEQHKNTLAVHIDDLESRIEQLTNAQKTQTPFPAMSLMDSDREYRASMELEEVPDLKLFAEELQHRIAKAEKHVELFYPLEDIRVLLGGLAMSQLHVFQGISGTGKTSLAKALAKAMGGFCTDIAVQAGWRDRDDLLGHYNAFERRFYEKDCLQALYKAQTLRWQDTCNVILLDEMNLSRPEQYFAEFLSALEKNNRDERLISLSETALPNAPAMLHEGRKILVPGNVWFIGTANHDETTNELADKTYDRAHVMTLPKQDHRFDIKKMEPTSYSYRSLRKAFNRAREERKGEVTQLLNRLTGDAFTEQLGTQFALGWGNRFEKQALDFIPVMLACGASSGEALDHLLSTRVMRSGKVTGRYNVSVDAVRNLKGALETFWIEADLDGEPRKSFELLDADIRRLEGRG, encoded by the coding sequence ATGGCGAAGAAGAGCTCAAACAAGTTTGGTCCTCAGCAGATGCCCGCGGCTGCAACTGCCACAGCAGGAGTGCCACGTCCTTCGCTGGAGAAGCAGATCCCTGTCTGGAGTGCTTCATTTGAGAGCGCATCCAAGGTGTACCGGTCGTTTGGTATGAGCCTTGATATCCAGGTCGAGCCGGATTGGTTACGCAGCGTGTGTGAACGTTTCCGGGGCGACGGGGACACCGATCTTGCACGGTGGATTGAGCAATTTGCGAATGTGTGCAAAGAGCTGGTGAGGTTCAAGGAGCGTCTGCACGACGAATATGCCGAGCGCTGGGACGCGGCTAATCAGCTCGCCTTAACTGCTGAAGTAAGGGAGCAAGCACTTGCGACACAGCAGCAAGCGCTTGAGGAAGCAAGCGCTGCTTTGGAGAGTGACAAGGCTGAACTGGCAAGTGAACAAGCACTACTTGCTAGGAAGAAGTCGGAGCTGCTGGATACCGAACGTTCTCTGAACTTGCGTGAAGCAAACGCAGAAGCTGGGTACGCTGAGCAGAACGAGCATGCGCTACGCCAGCTTGAAAAGCGACAGCGCCAACTGACGCAGCAGCATGAAGCTCATCTACAGCAGTTGCAGGATGAGAAACGCAAACTTGATGGCGAGCTCAGTCAGGTCGCCCGGCGCTTGGCCGAGGTCAAGTTCAACTGTACTGAGGAGGAGGCCGAACGCACCAGGCAGTTGGATCAGCGTGAGCATGAAATCCAGCAGCGGAAGATAGAGCTTGATCGTGCACGTAGCAGGCTGGATCGTGAGTGGGCTGAAATCAAGGCTGCAGAGAGCGACTTGGAGCAGCGTATCGCTACTGAAATGGAGGCGGAGCGTACGAGCCATGCGCAAGCTATTTCCAGGATGGAGCGTCAGCGTGACAACGCCTGGAGCAAAGCCGAGGGTTTGAAAGAACAATTGGCGGATATTCAGGAGCTCAAGCAGGCGCTTGGTGAGCAGTCGGCTGCAGAGATTCTGGAACAGCTTGAGAGCTTGCGGCAGGAGAACAGGGTCCTTAAACGCTCGCTGGAGCAGTCGGACACAGCCGAGTTGCAGCGGGAAAATGAATATCTGCGCAGCAGCAAGGCTGATCTTGAGCGAGATATCGCAACGCTGAGACCCGAGTTGGATGATCTGCGGCGAGAGCTGAGCATCAAGCGCGTTGCATCTACTGAGCTGGAGGCTGTAGCGCGGGAGAAGCGCGTACTAGAGCAGCACAAGAATACGCTGGCTGTGCATATCGATGATCTTGAAAGCCGAATCGAGCAGCTCACCAACGCACAGAAAACCCAGACGCCTTTCCCGGCCATGTCGCTTATGGACTCCGATCGTGAGTACCGAGCCAGTATGGAATTGGAGGAAGTGCCCGATCTCAAGTTGTTTGCCGAGGAGCTGCAGCACCGGATCGCCAAGGCCGAAAAGCATGTAGAGCTGTTCTATCCACTCGAGGATATTCGCGTGCTGCTTGGCGGCTTGGCCATGAGCCAATTGCATGTCTTCCAGGGCATCAGCGGGACTGGCAAAACCAGTCTGGCCAAGGCCCTTGCCAAGGCAATGGGAGGGTTCTGTACGGACATCGCCGTTCAAGCCGGTTGGCGTGATCGCGACGATCTGCTGGGGCATTACAACGCGTTCGAGCGCCGCTTTTACGAGAAAGACTGTTTACAGGCCCTGTACAAGGCTCAGACGCTTCGCTGGCAGGACACGTGTAATGTCATCCTGCTGGATGAAATGAATCTTTCTCGCCCCGAGCAGTACTTTGCCGAGTTCCTCTCCGCGCTGGAGAAGAACAATCGGGACGAGCGCTTGATCAGTCTGTCCGAGACGGCCCTACCAAATGCACCTGCCATGCTGCATGAGGGGCGCAAGATTCTGGTGCCAGGCAATGTCTGGTTTATTGGTACGGCCAACCACGATGAAACTACCAATGAACTGGCTGATAAGACCTATGACCGGGCCCATGTGATGACACTGCCCAAGCAGGATCATCGTTTTGATATCAAGAAAATGGAGCCAACGAGCTACTCCTATCGCTCCCTGCGGAAAGCATTTAACCGCGCTCGTGAAGAGAGAAAAGGGGAAGTTACTCAGTTGCTTAATCGTCTGACTGGGGATGCTTTCACTGAGCAGTTGGGCACTCAATTTGCACTCGGGTGGGGGAATCGCTTTGAAAAACAGGCACTGGATTTCATTCCGGTAATGCTGGCGTGTGGTGCCTCCTCAGGTGAAGCGCTGGATCATTTGCTGTCCACTCGTGTGATGCGTTCGGGCAAGGTCACCGGTCGCTACAACGTGAGTGTTGACGCAGTCAGAAACTTGAAAGGCGCCTTGGAGACTTTCTGGATTGAGGCAGATCTGGATGGAGAGCCTCGGAAATCATTTGAATTGCTGGACGCAGATATTAGACGCTTGGAAGGCCGTGGATGA
- a CDS encoding Fic family protein — MESPLVGYAFLVETLKLKVFPIQRPAVIRPVTRIEPLGRELAVPQRLAPPPGDCCAHVLFALKHEGVNLGVLAQALPQIPAATMLAELRTAPSGAYIRKACFLWEAFSGTRLPHDVSPKGAATLLFDPDRYITGPARRDTRWRVDFNGLGTLHYCATVERTPEIEALLALDILGKSREFIGSLPAGMMDRALSWAYLHETHNSFAIEREAPSADKAERFVQLLRQAHERQPLTEDYLVSLQNSTISNPFDRAVAFRHEQNHLNNGLRGAAGVTYVPPPPELCRDLMEELMQFANEAPMQIDPLVAAGIISFGFVFLHPFMDGNGRLSRFLIHQALCRSGAMSHGLLLPVSVAMKREEQRYLEALQSFSRPAREFWRVLWLDANNLSFEFTGNEGIYRYWDATACAAFTLEMARQALEVELHEETEFLQAYDQIFKAVDVRYDVRGSDLAQLVMMCLSNNGIVSRNRRKQFQYSVPEEVFDFIEERARQVLAEQATKKADPNESTFLSKS; from the coding sequence ATGGAGAGCCCACTTGTCGGCTATGCCTTTCTCGTCGAAACCCTGAAGCTGAAAGTCTTCCCGATTCAGCGTCCTGCAGTGATCAGACCTGTCACGCGGATTGAGCCGTTGGGCCGCGAACTCGCCGTACCTCAGCGTCTCGCCCCACCACCAGGCGACTGTTGTGCTCATGTCCTGTTCGCCCTGAAACATGAGGGGGTCAACCTAGGCGTGCTGGCCCAGGCATTGCCTCAGATCCCTGCCGCCACCATGCTGGCAGAGCTTCGCACGGCCCCGAGCGGCGCCTATATCCGCAAGGCCTGCTTCCTCTGGGAGGCCTTCAGCGGAACCCGGCTGCCCCATGATGTGAGTCCAAAAGGCGCAGCAACCCTGCTGTTCGACCCGGACCGCTACATCACTGGCCCTGCGCGGCGCGATACCCGCTGGCGGGTGGATTTCAACGGCCTGGGCACACTCCATTACTGCGCTACGGTCGAACGGACACCCGAGATCGAGGCGCTGCTGGCACTGGACATTCTCGGCAAGTCACGTGAGTTCATCGGCTCGCTGCCCGCGGGAATGATGGACAGGGCCCTGAGCTGGGCCTACCTCCACGAAACCCACAACTCCTTCGCCATCGAACGTGAAGCCCCCAGCGCTGACAAGGCCGAGCGCTTCGTCCAGTTGCTGCGGCAGGCCCATGAGCGCCAGCCGCTGACCGAGGACTACCTGGTCTCGCTGCAGAACAGCACGATCAGCAATCCCTTCGATCGGGCTGTCGCCTTCCGCCACGAACAGAATCACCTGAACAACGGCCTGCGCGGCGCTGCGGGCGTGACCTATGTTCCTCCACCTCCCGAGCTATGCCGAGACCTGATGGAAGAACTGATGCAGTTCGCCAACGAAGCGCCCATGCAGATCGATCCGCTGGTCGCCGCCGGTATCATCTCGTTCGGTTTCGTCTTCCTGCACCCGTTCATGGATGGCAACGGCCGCCTGTCCCGGTTCCTGATTCATCAAGCGCTATGCCGAAGCGGTGCCATGAGCCATGGCCTGCTGCTGCCCGTCTCTGTAGCGATGAAGCGCGAGGAACAGCGCTATCTCGAAGCACTGCAAAGCTTCTCGCGCCCTGCTCGCGAGTTCTGGCGGGTATTGTGGCTCGATGCGAACAACCTGAGCTTCGAATTCACTGGGAATGAGGGGATCTATCGCTACTGGGATGCTACGGCGTGCGCGGCTTTCACCCTGGAGATGGCCAGGCAGGCGCTGGAAGTCGAACTGCATGAAGAAACCGAGTTTCTCCAAGCCTACGACCAGATATTCAAGGCCGTCGACGTACGCTACGACGTCCGCGGCAGTGACCTGGCGCAACTGGTGATGATGTGCCTGAGTAACAACGGCATCGTCTCGCGCAATCGCCGCAAACAGTTCCAGTACAGCGTCCCGGAAGAAGTATTCGACTTTATCGAGGAGCGTGCACGGCAAGTTCTGGCTGAACAGGCAACGAAGAAGGCAGATCCTAATGAGTCCACCTTCTTAAGCAAGAGCTAA